The genome window tggggctgcaactaatgattatgttcattattgattaaatcTTCCGAttcttttcttgattaatcgatcaatCGTTTAGTCTGTGAAATGTCAGCAAATAAAAAAGTGTCCCCGAGTCCAagatgacgtcttcagatgtcaaaagtccaaaacttgagatataaaacagagacaaacagaaaatattcacttttgAGAGGCTGAAACAAGTGAATTTTTGCCACGTTTGCTTATATATAacttaattaattgattatcttaattttctgtcgatcaagtAATCGatgaattgtttcagctctggaTGAAAGATTCTAACGTTCAGGTGCATAAACCCCAATAAAGGacaacaaacagataaacaacgTGAAATTAAGATGACAAACTAATTCTCAACACAATGTCCAACTTACTTGttgctttcaaccacatctcacggccttcctcagcagatggagttgctcagttgtcatggagacggTTTAGTTTTTATGTGACGTGAGTAGGCCTATGGCATTTTGGTCATGCGATATCAGGAGGTTGTAATATAACGGCGAGATGGTAACCCCGAAGGTCACGTGATCAACTGAAcggtctccatgacaactgagcaactccATCCACCGAGGAAGGCCATGCGATGTGACTAAAAGCTTTGGAAACAACAAGTCATTTGGACTTTGAAATGAAAGCCAGGTAAACAGCATTTAGGGGGGCGAATTACCTGCACAGTAAAGCTAATGgttcttctgtttttgttcaccAGCAATTTCCAGTTGGTTctactttgctgttttcttcAATGCTGTCATGTTAAGCTACTAAAGAAAGGATTATGCCCTTTAAGCagctggaaggcttttaatatGAAACGTGCAGAAGTGCTCAGTCGCTtaacagtgattaaaaaaagaaagcaaagtaGAAGCGACTGGAATTaatcagtgaataaaaacaaagtactgATGGAATCAGTGCTGCGGAAATgaacattatactgaattcatCATGACagcaggtaaacatggaggaaggcTTGAGTTTGCAGTAACCAGGGAACAGAGGGATTTAGGAATCTCTCTGCTGTTGAGGAAAGTAAAGACCGGTAGCCACTATGTAAGACACAtttcacagttttatttttgaatttcttcgtgtttaaatttttttatttattctggagttatttgaccattttaaaggataggtttgcATTTTTTCAAGTCGGCTTAAAACAACACTGGAACTCAGTAAATTCAGTACGAACTGAGCAACAACCTTAAACCAAAAATATCTCTTTTCATCGATTTTCCTTCCTGTGCTGTTTTCTCCAGCTGGTATAAAGACGGTGAGCAGATCCTGACCTCCATCCCCGGCTACATCATCATGAAAGACCGAGACCTCCGCATTGTCGCCAATGAGTTCAACGAGGGCGTTTACACCTGCCGCATCCATCGACGGGGAGACATTGTGTCCGCCAACTCCTGGGCCATCCGACTGAAACCCGAACAGCCGTCCAACAGCTGAGGACATCGACAGGGACGGAGGGATGGAGGACAAAAGAGTATATGAAGGGAAGTCCTGGTTTTCACATTTGTTGAACGACAGAACAACActaagactggatctgtggagGTGGAGAAGATCAGAAGATCAATGTTTATTGGCCGTAATTTCAAAGGAGGCAGTTCTGAACACGTTTGGACCTTTTTACAGGTATTTCTGATGGTTTGTTCTCTACATGTACACAAGGTGTTTTGTGATTCCGAGCTGGACGCGATCAAACGTTCGCTGTAATAAGTTGGGTGAAAAAGACGTTGAAAGGTTTTAATCAAAAGCTCTGGGACCAGATGGTGAACCTGTGGCAGCTCTGTAGTAACAGCAGGACCTCTTGTCCTTGTAATCCTCCAGGCATGAACTCATGTACCCCTAATCCTGCAGGACGTCATTTACCTGAAAAATCTTGGCATGATGTCCTCGTAATCTTCCTGTAGGATGACATGTACCTATAATCGAGTGGGACGTCATGTCCTGGTAGGATGTCATGCCATGACTCTGAAATCCTTATAGCATGACGTTATGTCCCTGTAATCATCTCAACATGACATCATATACCTGTAAAACCCTGGTAGGATGTCATGTCCTCATTACCTTCCTGTGGGACGGGATGTAGCCTACCTGTAATCCTGTAGAACGTCAGATACCTTATACCCTCGCAGCATGATGTCGTGTACCAGTAATGTCCCTGTAGGATATAATGTCACTCCTCGTGTGAAGCGATGTTGCTGTAATCATCTCGTCATGATCTCGTGTCCTTGTAAACATCGTGTCCTTGTAACCCTCCTGACGGGATGTCGTGTACTCATAATCCTGTAGAGTGTCAGGTGTCCGTAATCCTTCAGGCATGACACGACGTCCTCATAACCCTCCTGACGAGCTTGCTGGTACTCATAATCCTGTTGGATGTCATAAACCGGTATCCATACAGAGTAACGCTATGTACCCATAATTCCAGTGGGCTGTCATGTCCCCGTAATTCACAATGGACTCACTGCGACAACAACCATTTTAATTTCCAGGTTAGTCACAAGGGTGTAAACTTTGGTTTTACAATACGATTTGTAATAGTGAGGCTATGATTCAATATATGGTGATAAGTCAAACATTAATATCACGTGCTGCAATACAGTTTCTCTCAGTAATATGTGATCGGGTTGATCAGCGTATCCAGAAAGcaaattttattgtttaatttctaTTCACGACAAACTCCACAAAAATGATGTTAACAGTAAACATTTATGAAGTTGATAAACCAACAACgcagagaaaacaaatattacaaattatgaaaaatgtgtttattttctacAAAACTCAGCTGTGTTTGATGTGGATCAATGCAGTCATCATATCGTGGCCTGTAGAAATGCTATATTGACCAGACTGTTGTTACATCTCTGCTAGCGAAACTTTAATTACCATAGATTACTGAGATAGATGCTTAGCAAAGACAATGActtgtgacctttgaccttaaGCTGGAAATAAAACAACCCCCCCCCAGGAACAGCTCTAGCCTGACAGGTGACTTTGGAGTAGTGGCCACAGTCGGTATTGCAGGTCAGGTGACGCCCACTGGCCTAAAAATACTTTTCCCCAAACACAGTCATTACAAACGAGACGGCTGTAAAACAATAACTAGTTCTTTCTTGGCGTTACACGCCGTCTGTTATTATCAGAACCCATTCGCTCCAAAGGAAATGTAAAAAGTCTCAAAGATCCGTGTCCGCAGATTATTGTCTTGCTGTTCGTGTGTGCTGGAGTCTGGCAGGAAGTCAAACCACTTGTCTGGAGAAGGCCTGCGGTGCTCTATGGGCCCAAAAACGCCGCCTGAAACACTTCCCTGCGCCCGGCGAGCAGCTTTCATTGGACTGAAGGAGGAGCCATCTTGGAACACATTATCCACTTAATAAAGCCACACTAATAACTGATCTGAGATCAGATTCCTGCAGATCGTCTCTTTTTGACACTTTGGACACTTTGACTGTCAGCTGCTGATTGGACAGAATCTCTGACCTTCTGTTTACACACGAGGACTGGTTTGTGTCGTTTTAAAGGCATCTTTTAACCCCTCACTGCGATACCGTGTGACACGGTGCGACGTATATAACGAGTGTCGGGATCTGACATCAGGTTGTATTTTTGATGAGGTTCCAGGTCGATTAGATACCTGGATTTAGGCCAACTGATCTTATCAAACCTTtgtttctcttattttattAGCAAAGATCAATGTAGGAAACATTCAGGTAGCAACTTCTCGCGTGTAGCCTGAGCTGAGCCAATCGCATCGTTTCTAAAGTTTCATCATCTGAACACAGAACTGTGGTCGAGATTCCTCACTTTGTTTCCAGGCTGCTGTCGCTGTTACTGGAATCAAACAGAAGTTCAATCATTTATCTCTGTTTTCACCAGTAGTGTGTCCTGTATGTAGAGGTGGACCGTCTGGTCCAGGAGTTTAGTTTTACCCATCATGCAAgctgatatattttattactaAACGCTTTGGTTttgtcaaacaaataaaacctgTCTTCTAAATCCTGTCAGCTGTTTTAACCTCCGCTGATGAAAACgtgtttgtctgtctggtgttaacatttcatattagtgtataaaatcatttttacacagatttCCACACTAGTACTTTTTCCGTGACCTCTGGCAGGCTTCGTGCGTTACGTCAACATCTCTGTCATTAAtctgaatgtgttttcagtTGCAGCGGTAACGCGTcactttaaaatacattatttataacACACCGTAATGCTGTAAGCAGATatgacattttaagtgttaattaatgttcaTGTATTATTTCAGCAATTTGAATCTTCATATCCTATGAAGACACATCAACCATTTATTGATAACTGGTTACATTTATGAAAAATCCTAAATAGGGGACATAAAGTAAAATGTTACTGCAGTAAATGATGAAAGTCGTATGTGACATTTTGGCTTTTATCACATCAGTTCAGTTGATATTAAATCTTTTCAAAATCAGTAACTTCGGGTGTCTCGTAGCCATAAAACAGAAGCCAAATAAAGttactatatataaaaatatatttcctttCTGTGTTTGAAGCTGAAGCACGTCATAAAACACTTCGATCACCTGGTTTAAACTCATGTAGAAAAACACGAAACAGTGTCACTTTTTGCAAACAGCCATTTATTTTGGAACAAAACTTTCTGTCACAATATCCATTTTCAAAAAGGTGCAAACAAATTAAACACTCGTAACTACAGCAACATCAAAGAAAAGGCGCTGCGGTACATCAGCGTCACGTCAGAAGATTCAAATGTAATAATTCGATGTTTAATCtttttaacaaatataaaacaaatatttagaaaacaaattatacattataaataattaaaaaactaacaaaaaacattttatgatgaataaaataatatatatttgaaaaataaaaggatCGTATTTGCTGCATGGAGAtaagatttaaaatgcaaacagcAGGAAACTGACAGACTGAGCCGTCTGGTTTTAAAGACGTTTATCACGGACAGACGGACACAAAAGCCTCCAAACAAAGACTGGTCTGGTTTTAACCCTCGCTGACCCAGatctgctgttttctgtctgtctgcatcacTGATGTGGGTCAAACCGGCTCCGTCCACACAGGGACAACAAATCTGGTTCACGAACATTCATTTTCAGAAGGAacgcaaaagaaaaatatgaacgTTTTAATATGAGATGAACTTTTGAGTGACTTAAagtgataatgaaaatgtgtttctaatacacggcagcggcggacgGCCGCCCCCCCGAGTCCGgctctgctcgaggtttctgcctcttaaaggaagtctttccttgccgctgtggccaagcgcttgctcgtggtgggatctgttgggtctctgtaaataacattataaagagttcggtctggacctgctctgtaggaaaactgcagtgagataacttctgttatgaactggcgctatataaatcaaactgaattgaattaatacaACCATGTCATAATTATTAAACCGCTGTTTTTTAATCACTTACGTGTGTGTAAGTCGACCTTGTTGCAAATGATCGAAGCTTTTGGGAACTTTATAACGACCCTGATACAGATATAAATCCACCTGTGCAGGTGTTCAAGCCGAGCAGCAAAGACAACTGActcaaaaacaaagaataaaatatgTCATTTCACCAAAAAGGCAACACGAAGagagtttaaagtttaaagtccTGGTACAGCAGCAAACCGTCCTGGATGTggaacacagagcaacatttcaTCAGAAAACAACAGCTGAGAAAAACCTCCGTCTTCCTGCCAAAGACCTGCAGGAGGACCTGATGAAGGCAGGAATCCGGATCACTTCAGACTAAGACTCTGTGCCGGAGACCTCGCCGCCTCTGTGACCCAAAAGCACATAACAAGTCAACCTGAACATGCAAGAAAGAAATGTGTATGGGCCCGTAGAGTTCTGGGAGTCGGGTTTATAAGTGATGAGACGAAACCGGACCAGTGTGGCCTCGTGGCTCAGCGGTCTGTCCTGTTATGGGggtgttttgctgctgcaggATCTGGTAAACCGGACTGTGACTGGCATCGTGGATTCTTTGAAACAGCAGGACATGTTGAAGAAGGATGAAACTGAAGCGCGGCGATCGTTGGACTCTCCAGCAGGACCGCCTCAGGACCCGGATCCGAGTCCCGACGAAAACCTTTGGTGGGGTTTAAAGAAAGCAGCTCGGAAACTGACGAGCATCAGTGAGCTGGAAACTTTTGCGTGCGAACGGGTTAAATCAGAAGCAGAAGTTTCAGAAACTACCGCAAACGTTGACTGGAGGTcggaaaggtcaaaggtcaataATTTTAATTCTGGgcctttttaaattaatctttaTTAGCATCAGTGAGCTCAACATTATGTTCTCAAATGCACTTTGACTGTTTTGCCTTCGCTGACATTAAACTGTATTCACACAGCGTTGCTAGGACGTCCCGCAGGTTAAGAGGGTTGAATCGTTTCGATCGCAACTACGTTTTCATATCTAATGTTCTCTAATCTAATGATTATATATactaatacatatatatatatactaatatatatatatatatactaatatatatatatactaatatatatatactaatatatatatactaatatatatactaatatatatatatatatactaatatatatatatatatatatatatatactaatatatatatatatatatattaatatatatatatttatatatatatatattaatatatatatttatatatatatgtatattaatatatatatatatatatatatattaatatatatattaatatatatatatatattaatatatatatataaatatatatatataaattaatatatataaattaatatatatatatttatatatatatatatttatatatatatatttatatatatatatatatattaatatatatatttatatatactaatatatatatatactaatatatatatattataaatacttAATGTACCAAAAACTAATGGCCTTTTTTAACATATTTGCAAGGATTTTAGACAAAATATTGGCTTCTAATGTGATGAGAAAAACAGCTCTTACAGTCAAACgcatgcttttcttttttaagaatAAATATAATTCAGACTTACGGCACAGTATCGGGTTCGTAGTGGAATAAATATActcaacatttaaaatcataataaataaagtaaaagagCTGGAGCTTTACTGTTGCCTTGTTTTAAAGTAAACGGTCACATTTTTTAATGGAGTTTGGTGTACAGGCTCCTGTGAGCCGAAATCGACCTCGGCGCCGTCTTGAAGGACGACTCACTTCCTGACATGcacctggaggagagaggaggctcgCTGGAGGAGCTGTGAGCGAGGATGCACAGGTGTGTCCTTTCGACAGGTGTTGCACacaagaggtgtgtgtgtgtgtgtgtgtgtgtgtgttacacaaACTTCTGTgcttcacacaacacacacacaaaggctgCGTGTGCGCTGACAGAAACATCGTACACTGCTGTCACATGACGCCGCGTTGTGAACCGAAAGTAAACAGAAGTCGTCCCGAACACGTGCTCTAAACGTCACAGACCGATGCTCGGAGGCTTCGCTTGTGTGAAATAATCAAACTTCTGATTCGGTggaaaatataaagtaaaagttacaaaaacacGCAACAGATCTTTACTTCAACCAGCTCACAGCCCAGCACCACCAGTCCAAGACCAAGACCAGTCCACAGTCCACGACCAGTCCAAGACCAAGACCAGTCCACAGTCCACGACCAGTCCAAGACCAAGACCAGTCCAAGACCAAGACCAGTCCCACAAGTTTTATGAACCACTTTAATGttcagacatgaaacacaaacGTTTATCTtcaaaatgaaactttattAGTGAGCAAGATTGTTCAGGTGAAGTTGCACACAGTGCAGACACACCTGTCACCTCCAAACCTTCTGATTCAAAAGACCTTCATCTCATTTCATCTCATTtccactgaggaggaggaggaggaggaagaggacgaggacaaggaggaggaggaggaagaggacaaggaggaggaagacgaggaggagggcAGACATCAGATCAGCTGGAATGTGAAGAAGACTCCAGATAAACTTTAACAGACGTTTGGAAAATCAGAAAGTCAGTTTGGGGAAAAGCAGAAACCTTGAACCTGATTCTGGTCTGGAACAGTTTACAGGAGCAGGTTGGACTTTGGCCCCGCCCCCACCACTGATAAGGCGCAATCAGCGGGGGCGGGGCCAAAGCGCAGGTAAACAGAAAGGCACATGTAGGAACACTGAGAAGGTCAGCGGGCAGCGCCACGTGAAGTCAACAGATAACGGCGGGGGGGCGGAGCTCAGGAACGTGTCGTCGCTCGGTCGGGAACGCCGCGGTTCTCCTCCGTCGCcgtgtgctgctgctggctgctgtaGCCCCGCCCCCTGCTGGTGACATCACGCTACATGCCCATCCTGATGCTCTGGATGATCTGGAAGATGGCTgcgaacacacaaacacacgagaGCGAGTGAAACACGGGACGCCACAGGCGGCTGCGtccgtcttcttcttctgtggtggcCGAATGAGTATTCATGATAAAGTTTGATTGTATTTGCTGACAGTTTTCAGATATGACTGTTGGACTTTGATGTTTGACCTTTGTCACGTCTGAgcatgctcaaacacacacacccggAACACAGCGGGGCGTTCAAACACGCCGCTGCCGATTGGCCGACACGCCCACCTGACGAGGGAAACGCACCTGGAAGCCGCCGCGCTCCGATCAGACTGTTTATTGATTTGTGTCACGAGTCAAAGTGACATTTACACTGCGGGGTAAGCCCCGCCCCCCTCCTCTGACATCACAACGCACCActtcctgtgttttcatttgccTTCCTCGTTTTGATTCTCAAACTgttttatgtaacattttattttaaaataaatgcatttacaataaaataagtcTGAACGTTCTGGAAACGTTCTGGAAACGTTCTTCAGTCTGCGGAGgaaaaattacaaacacattcttCTAATATTTGTTCAAGAGACACAAAATTATTATCAAATAATTAACTTTGACTTTGAGAAGTGAGGAAACGTCTAACGGCCAACAGGAAGTGGGTTCCGGgtcggtgtgtgtttgttaaagaagaagaagaagaagaagaagaagaagaagacgacgacgacgacgacgacgacgacgacgactcACCTGATCCACAGACGACGAAGACGAAGAGCGCGAGCAGCCAGGGACCCACACCTTTGTCCTCGGCCATGttcctctgaaacacacacacacacacacacacagttcatccAGCAGGTTAGTGACAACGTccagcttacacacacacacacacacacacagatatacacacacacacagatctacacacacacacacacagatctacacacacagatctacacacaaacacacacacacacagatctacacacacacacacacacacacacagatctacacacacagatctacacacaaacacacacacacacagatctacacacaaacacacacacacacagatctacacacacacacacacacacacacagatatacacacacacacacacacacacagatctacacacaaacacacacacacacagatctacacacacacacacacacacacacatatacacacacacacacacacacagatatacacacacgcacacacacagatatacacacacacacacacacagatctacacacacacacacacacacacacagatatacacacacacacacacacacacacagatatacacacacacacacacacacacacacagatatacacacacacacacacacagatctacacacacacacacacacacacacagatatacacacacacacacacacacacagatatacacacacacacacacacacacacacacacacacacacacacacactatcgaCAGGTGTCCCTCAGTTATATATGCAGCCTTTATTAAGCAGCTCgtctctgaggtcagacacaccTGAGTGCAGCAGGTAGAGACACCAGCTGAAGGACAGacggcagcagagacagacgtcTCCACGCAGATCTGAAGGTTTATATTAAACCATCTGGTCTGATGGAGACGCTGCTGCAGAGCGCTGTCTGACACCTGAGACCTTCCACAGGTGAGACACCTGGCTCAGGTCAGGTGACCTGTTccagctgtttcctgtttattGACACTTTCTCAGTTTCAGACTCCATCTTTGAGACGGCGGCTCTGATGGATCGTTTCTCTGTCACTTCAGCCAGATGGAGGagttactgactgactgactgactgactgattgattgactgactgattgattggAAGATAAATTCATTACTTCAGCAGCAGGAAGTTGATATCTGACGTCATCTGGGACAGTCTCAGTTTCCTGATGATCTATGAGCTAATAACCGATCAGTAATAATCAACACCttgatcaataatgaaaagaatcaaTAACCAGCCCTACAGTGATCCATATGGTAACTCAGCTTCATGAATCCAGACCTGAACCAGTTTAACTGACCCGCTTTATTGATCGGATGATTATTGATTACCCTGACAGATGATCTCGGGGTTTTAAAACTAGAACAAACATGAACTTCCTCATTTCACCAGCCTGGCGGTGTGGACCGGGACCGGGACCGGTTCTTCAGGCTCTAAGTGGTTCAGCATCAGAGAAACCCCCTCAGTCTGAACCGGGTTTCTAGCCCGAGTCCACTGCGTGTCTGTGATGGTGGTTTTTACTGGTTTTACCGGTTTTCGTGGTTTCCCCGGAGAGGCTGGACTCACCACTGACTTGGCCACGTTTCCCCGCTGAGTGATGTTCTTGCTGTGCTTCTCGTTCGCCATGCGGATCCTCTGTTTGGCCACCATCTTGTCTTCTTGTCGGAGTAGATTTTTATTCGGCTGTAGTTTGTTTGCGGAGtcgtttcttcttcttctcctgtccTGGGGCTTCCTCCGCTGGCGGACCGACTGGGAGCTCCTCTCGCTTGTCTACGTATCAAAAAAGCGGAAGCCCCGCCCCCCCCGACTCCTGCCGGAAGTGCCCGCTCCCGCGTCAAGTTACtgcatgtcaaaataaaaacttcCTGTACGCTCTTTCAAAATTAAATCCACTTCGTCGCTGAAATCCCGACGCTCTTGTTAAAACGCTTTTCACTCCagaatatgttatatatatttattaatatataattatacatttgATTATACAATCAGGCAAagtctacatatatatatttaagatTTCAAAGTATTTCAAAGTGAGTCTGTCAAAagtacataaaacacacaaacatcacataatgtctgtttcattttattttctactaTTTTATCTATTGAATTAGTTGTTCgttattatttttcatgattAATTTGTTACtattatgtttttactttactttgttACTGTTATAAGTTTTTGTCACTTGCTGTATTTTGGTGATATTTCctgtatttattattgtattcaTTGTATAGACTTCCTCCTACCTTCTTGTACCTACTGTTCTCACTTATCTCTCTTACGGTTGGAACTTTACTGCTACATATGAGTTACTATATGAATTCACCTGTACAGGTTTTGATCTTAATGGTTGTATCTTTTCCCTGAACGAGTTTAACATTTTCCTTTAAGACTTTACATTTCTGCTAACAGTCTTTCTTTATGTGATTCATGATTCTGAATTTAATTTTTGACTACTTTGATTGTTCCGTACCTGTAAAACTAAGTTGTTCTTGACACCCAGCgcgcttttactttgaaaacgGAAGTTACCTCACCTTCAGTTTCTCTCCGACAACTTGACGCAGCTGTTGCACGCAACACcaactttaaacatttataaaaacaagcttttttatgtattgaaaacatttaaccatatttgtgatttaaaaaagacattttacgTCAGACGCATTAATTCAGCGCCTGATGTTTCGGATACGTGTCCGAAAATCGAGCCGGTTGTCTGCTGATGTGGCACTGAGTGACCCGCCTCCTTTTTCCTTTACGCATTTCCGGTACACAGCGTTTCTTCTTCCGGCACGCGTAAACATGGCGCCCCCCATCCCGCTGTTAGCAGGTGGGTAATTTCAGTTTTCACTAaactttgttgttgtctttttagaGTATTTACACCGACATGTTACCGAAGAAGCACGGCTACCGGCTGACAGTCATATATCTGACACTCAAATGTCAGCGACCCTGATACTCTTCCGTTCTTTTAGGTAGAATACATTTTACG of Siniperca chuatsi isolate FFG_IHB_CAS linkage group LG7, ASM2008510v1, whole genome shotgun sequence contains these proteins:
- the LOC122878724 gene encoding stress-associated endoplasmic reticulum protein 1 encodes the protein MVAKQRIRMANEKHSKNITQRGNVAKSVRNMAEDKGVGPWLLALFVFVVCGSAIFQIIQSIRMGM